A region of Caballeronia insecticola DNA encodes the following proteins:
- a CDS encoding ABC transporter substrate-binding protein: protein MKTLSTRLIGAGALSFGLSCALPALAAPSGTVAFLMPDQASTRYEQHDFPGFKAEMAKLCPDCKVLYQNANAAVATQQQQFNSVIAQGAKVIVLDPVDSTAAASLVHMAQSQGIKVIAYDRPVPSTPADYYVSFDNEGIGKAIATSLVEHLKATGVATSKGGVLEVNGSPTDAAAGLIKKGIHSGLESGGYKTLAEYDTPEWAPPKAQQWVSGQITRFSSQIVGVVAANDGTAGGTVAAFKAAGVNPVPPVTGNDATTAGLQLIISGDQYNTILKPSEIVAAAAAKAAVGFLSGQPPKGETRLFNTPTQLFKPAVITAQNLKAEVVDKGFANAKELCTDRYADGCKKLGITH from the coding sequence ATGAAGACGCTCTCAACACGACTGATCGGCGCGGGCGCGCTGAGTTTCGGCCTGTCATGCGCCCTGCCGGCGCTCGCCGCCCCGAGCGGCACGGTTGCCTTCCTGATGCCCGATCAGGCCTCGACACGCTACGAGCAGCACGATTTTCCCGGCTTCAAGGCCGAGATGGCCAAGCTCTGCCCCGACTGCAAGGTGCTCTATCAGAACGCCAACGCGGCCGTCGCGACCCAGCAGCAGCAGTTCAATTCCGTGATCGCGCAGGGCGCCAAGGTGATCGTCCTCGATCCGGTCGATTCCACCGCCGCCGCGTCGCTGGTGCATATGGCGCAGAGTCAGGGCATCAAGGTCATCGCGTATGACCGGCCGGTGCCGTCGACGCCCGCGGACTACTACGTTTCGTTCGATAACGAAGGCATCGGAAAGGCGATCGCGACATCGCTCGTCGAGCATCTCAAGGCAACCGGCGTCGCGACATCTAAGGGCGGCGTGCTCGAAGTCAACGGCTCGCCGACGGACGCGGCAGCGGGCCTCATCAAGAAGGGCATTCATAGCGGGCTGGAAAGCGGCGGCTACAAGACGCTCGCCGAATACGACACGCCGGAATGGGCGCCGCCCAAGGCACAACAGTGGGTCAGCGGACAGATCACGCGCTTCAGCTCGCAGATCGTCGGCGTGGTGGCGGCCAACGACGGCACAGCCGGCGGCACGGTCGCGGCCTTCAAGGCGGCGGGCGTCAATCCGGTGCCGCCCGTAACCGGCAACGATGCGACCACCGCGGGCCTGCAGCTCATCATCTCCGGCGATCAGTACAACACGATCCTGAAGCCGAGCGAGATCGTGGCGGCAGCGGCGGCGAAGGCTGCGGTCGGCTTTCTGTCGGGCCAGCCGCCGAAGGGCGAAACCAGGCTCTTCAATACGCCGACGCAACTCTTCAAGCCCGCGGTCATCACGGCGCAGAACCTGAAGGCGGAAGTAGTCGACAAGGGATTCGCGAATGCGAAGGAGCTTTGCACGGACCGCTATGCGGATGGCTGCAAGAAGCTCGGCATCACGCACTGA
- a CDS encoding AraC family transcriptional regulator, whose translation MTTYRDTFARGDDTRRTKTTEPDLELVAVPRDESFKVWSHGYPYRTVRWHFHPEFEIHLITATTGKYFVGDHIGNFAPGNLVMVGSNLPHNWVSSVPGGQPVAERCLVLQFDGGFVTRASEAFPEFRRMESLLDASRWGLLFPQETGAAAEPIMREMLGAQGMRRIALLAALFELLVQSDEPLKLASAAYRADPDRYGETRINHVLAFIGKNLSQELRETELAELAGQSASAFSRYFRRHTGVPFIQYVNRLRINLACQLLMADELSVTDICYQVGFNNLSNFNRQFLLLKQMSPTRWRAFQRLNAASADDSIEAALEPEVSG comes from the coding sequence ATGACCACTTATCGGGACACGTTTGCGCGCGGTGACGATACCCGTCGCACCAAAACGACCGAGCCCGATCTGGAACTGGTCGCCGTGCCGCGCGACGAATCGTTCAAGGTGTGGTCGCACGGTTATCCGTACCGCACGGTGCGCTGGCACTTTCATCCGGAATTCGAGATTCACCTGATTACCGCGACCACGGGCAAATACTTCGTGGGCGATCACATCGGTAACTTCGCGCCGGGCAATCTCGTGATGGTCGGCTCCAACCTGCCGCACAACTGGGTCAGCAGCGTGCCCGGCGGTCAGCCCGTGGCCGAACGATGCCTCGTGCTGCAGTTCGACGGCGGATTCGTCACGCGCGCGTCCGAGGCGTTTCCGGAGTTCCGGCGCATGGAGTCCCTGCTCGATGCATCGCGCTGGGGTCTGCTTTTTCCGCAGGAAACGGGCGCGGCCGCCGAGCCGATCATGCGCGAGATGCTGGGCGCGCAGGGCATGCGACGCATCGCGCTGCTGGCGGCGCTGTTCGAATTGCTGGTGCAAAGCGATGAGCCGCTGAAGCTCGCGAGCGCGGCGTATCGCGCGGACCCGGACCGCTACGGCGAGACGCGTATCAATCATGTGCTGGCGTTCATCGGCAAGAACCTTTCTCAGGAATTGCGCGAGACGGAACTGGCGGAACTCGCGGGACAAAGTGCGAGCGCGTTCTCGCGCTACTTCCGCCGTCATACGGGCGTGCCGTTTATCCAGTACGTGAACCGGCTGCGCATCAATCTCGCGTGCCAGTTGCTCATGGCGGACGAACTGAGCGTCACCGATATCTGCTATCAGGTCGGCTTCAACAATCTTTCGAATTTCAATCGCCAGTTCCTGTTGCTCAAGCAGATGTCGCCGACGCGCTGGCGTGCCTTCCAACGGCTCAACGCCGCAAGCGCGGACGATTCGATCGAAGCCGCCCTGGAGCCGGAAGTCTCCGGATGA
- the bfr gene encoding bacterioferritin, which yields MQGDPKVIEHLNAELKNELTAVHQYLLHARLYKHWGFEDLGAHEYAESMDELTHADRLIERILMLDGMPNLQDLHPLQIGTQTPEALQNDLQLEKAAQAQCKEGIVYCESVRDFVSREILVELLDATEDHIDWLEIQIGLIDKIGIQNYQQSAIHKVA from the coding sequence ATGCAAGGCGATCCGAAGGTGATTGAGCATCTCAACGCAGAACTAAAGAACGAACTGACCGCCGTGCATCAGTATCTTCTGCATGCGCGCCTCTACAAGCACTGGGGCTTCGAAGACCTCGGCGCGCACGAATACGCCGAGTCGATGGACGAACTGACTCATGCCGACAGGTTGATCGAGCGAATCCTCATGCTCGATGGCATGCCCAACTTGCAGGACCTTCACCCGCTTCAGATCGGCACGCAGACGCCCGAAGCGCTTCAGAACGATCTTCAGCTCGAAAAGGCGGCGCAGGCGCAATGCAAGGAAGGCATCGTCTATTGCGAATCCGTGCGCGACTTCGTCTCGCGGGAGATTCTGGTCGAACTGCTCGACGCCACCGAGGATCACATCGACTGGCTCGAAATCCAGATCGGCCTCATCGACAAGATCGGCATTCAGAACTACCAGCAGTCCGCCATTCACAAGGTGGCGTGA
- a CDS encoding LysR family transcriptional regulator, producing the protein MGVNFDLNDLQAFRAVVELGSFRKAAEAVNISQPALSRRIEKLEGALGVRLFERTTRSVTLTTVGRVFAPSAEQLLDDLDVALLGIRDVSSSRLGHVTIACVPSVAYYFLPNVVASYHRRFPRIRVKLLDSSANEVLSSVISGEADFGVSFLGSQEAEVEFKVLLQERFVAACRRDHPIARKKRVTWNELYEHDYVSVDKTSGNRLLLDQALSTVAPHAPSVCETRHVTTMLGLIEAGLGVAAVPSMAMPGRDHPVLTSVPLVDPVVKRRVGIVMRRGRPLAPAAQQFYRAIIEMKRGGGATGENGDADFGPQATKTASRKSAS; encoded by the coding sequence GTGGGCGTGAACTTCGATTTGAATGACTTGCAGGCATTTCGGGCTGTCGTGGAACTGGGCAGCTTTCGAAAGGCCGCGGAGGCCGTCAATATCTCGCAGCCGGCGCTGAGCCGCCGCATCGAGAAGCTCGAAGGCGCGCTCGGCGTGCGTCTCTTCGAACGCACCACGCGCAGCGTCACGCTCACCACCGTCGGACGCGTGTTCGCGCCGAGCGCAGAACAGTTGCTCGACGATCTCGATGTCGCGCTGCTCGGCATCCGCGATGTGTCGTCGAGCCGTCTGGGGCACGTGACTATCGCGTGCGTCCCGTCGGTTGCTTACTACTTTCTGCCGAACGTGGTCGCGAGCTATCACCGCCGCTTTCCGCGCATCCGTGTGAAGCTGCTGGATTCCAGCGCCAACGAAGTGCTCAGTTCCGTCATCAGCGGCGAGGCGGATTTCGGCGTGAGCTTTCTCGGCAGCCAGGAGGCCGAAGTCGAATTCAAGGTGCTGCTGCAGGAGCGCTTCGTGGCGGCCTGCCGGCGCGATCATCCGATTGCGCGCAAGAAGCGCGTCACGTGGAACGAGCTGTACGAGCACGACTACGTGTCCGTCGACAAGACTTCGGGCAATCGCCTGCTTCTCGATCAGGCGCTGTCCACCGTCGCGCCGCACGCGCCGAGCGTATGCGAGACGCGCCACGTGACCACGATGCTCGGGCTCATCGAAGCGGGACTCGGCGTTGCTGCGGTGCCGTCGATGGCCATGCCCGGGCGCGATCATCCGGTTCTGACGAGCGTGCCGCTGGTCGATCCCGTGGTGAAGCGGCGCGTGGGCATCGTGATGCGGCGCGGCAGACCGCTCGCGCCGGCCGCGCAGCAGTTTTATCGCGCGATCATCGAGATGAAGCGCGGCGGCGGCGCCACCGGCGAAAACGGCGACGCTGACTTCGGCCCGCAAGCGACAAAAACGGCCAGCAGGAAATCCGCATCGTGA
- the dctA gene encoding C4-dicarboxylate transporter DctA, which yields MTVPWPLRLLYVQVLLGMVLGMTLGHFWPQTGAMLKPVSDAFIGLVRMMIAPIVFCTIVAGITSLASGATIGRTIFKALGLFYSLTALALLLGLATAFVLRPGAGLQIDVHHLDTSILSPYVRRSQPHGLVEFALGVIPETMLGAFEKGEVLPVLLLSLLFGFALNANPRAGRPVRAFIEGISQVLFRILAMIMRLAPIGAFGAMAFTVGRFGIRSVGSLGMLMASLYVACGLFVVLVLAPLARLHGFALWRLLRYLREELVIVLATSSTEPVLPRLIGKLEALGCDKGIVGLVLPAGYSFNLDGTAIYLTLASMFIAQACDVPLSASQIATMLAVMLLTSKGAAGVSGSGLVALVATLLVMPDLPVAGVALLVGIDRFMSEARALTSVISNACAVIFVSMWEGACDRPRLTMMLRAAADAAPKAPD from the coding sequence GTGACCGTACCGTGGCCGCTTCGCCTGCTGTATGTGCAAGTCCTGCTCGGGATGGTGCTCGGCATGACGCTCGGCCACTTCTGGCCGCAGACCGGCGCGATGCTCAAGCCGGTGAGCGACGCGTTCATCGGGCTGGTGCGGATGATGATCGCGCCGATCGTCTTCTGCACGATCGTCGCGGGCATCACGTCGCTTGCGAGCGGCGCGACCATCGGCAGGACCATTTTCAAGGCGCTGGGCCTGTTCTATTCGCTGACCGCGCTCGCGCTTCTGCTCGGCCTCGCAACCGCCTTCGTGCTGCGTCCCGGCGCGGGCCTGCAAATCGACGTGCATCATCTGGACACGAGCATTCTCTCGCCTTACGTCCGGCGCTCGCAGCCGCACGGACTCGTCGAGTTCGCACTCGGCGTGATTCCCGAGACGATGCTCGGCGCCTTCGAGAAGGGCGAAGTGCTGCCGGTTCTGCTGTTGTCGCTGCTGTTCGGCTTCGCGCTGAACGCGAATCCGCGCGCGGGACGTCCGGTGCGGGCGTTCATCGAAGGCATCTCGCAGGTGCTCTTTCGCATCCTCGCGATGATCATGCGACTCGCGCCCATCGGCGCGTTCGGCGCGATGGCGTTCACCGTGGGGCGCTTCGGCATCCGCTCGGTCGGCTCGCTCGGCATGCTGATGGCGTCGCTCTATGTGGCGTGCGGGCTGTTCGTCGTGCTGGTGCTCGCGCCGCTCGCGCGTCTGCATGGCTTCGCGCTCTGGCGACTGTTGCGCTACCTGCGCGAGGAACTCGTGATCGTGCTCGCGACGTCCTCGACCGAGCCGGTGCTGCCGCGCCTGATCGGCAAGCTGGAGGCGCTCGGCTGCGACAAGGGCATCGTCGGGCTGGTGCTGCCCGCGGGTTATTCGTTCAATCTCGACGGCACCGCAATCTATCTGACGCTCGCGTCGATGTTCATCGCGCAGGCGTGCGACGTGCCGCTTTCAGCATCGCAGATCGCGACGATGCTCGCCGTCATGCTGCTCACGTCGAAGGGCGCGGCGGGCGTGTCCGGAAGCGGGCTCGTGGCGCTCGTCGCGACCTTGCTGGTGATGCCCGATTTGCCCGTCGCCGGCGTGGCGCTGCTGGTGGGCATCGACCGGTTCATGTCGGAGGCGCGCGCGCTGACGAGCGTGATCAGCAACGCGTGCGCGGTGATTTTCGTCTCGATGTGGGAGGGCGCGTGCGACCGGCCGCGCCTGACGATGATGCTGCGCGCCGCCGCCGACGCCGCACCGAAAGCGCCGGACTGA
- a CDS encoding substrate-binding domain-containing protein encodes MKNLLGKFCGVALVAASLAWANVQAAELHVMSSGGFTAAYKLLGPGFSATTGNTLDTALGPSMGKSPEAIPNRLDRGEPADVVIMVGYTLDDLIKAGKVVPGSRVELADSRIGMVVREGAAKPDIGSIDALRQTLLNAKSVAYSDSASGVYIERELFKRLGIEEQMKQKAKMIPRIPVASVVANGDYEIGFQQVSELLPVKGASFVGKIPESVQSVTRFAAGIPVGAQHPQEAKALLDYLAAPDVQSRVQSTGLDSVTTH; translated from the coding sequence ATCAAGAATCTGCTCGGCAAGTTTTGCGGCGTGGCGCTCGTCGCGGCATCGCTCGCGTGGGCGAACGTGCAGGCCGCCGAACTGCATGTGATGAGTTCGGGCGGATTCACCGCCGCCTACAAGTTGCTCGGCCCCGGTTTTTCCGCGACCACCGGCAATACGCTCGACACGGCGCTCGGACCGTCGATGGGTAAATCGCCCGAGGCCATTCCCAACCGGCTCGACCGCGGCGAACCCGCTGATGTCGTCATCATGGTCGGCTACACGCTCGACGACTTGATCAAGGCCGGCAAGGTCGTGCCCGGGTCGCGTGTCGAACTGGCGGATTCGCGCATCGGCATGGTCGTGCGCGAAGGCGCTGCGAAGCCGGATATCGGCTCCATCGACGCACTCAGACAGACCCTGCTGAATGCGAAGTCGGTTGCCTATTCGGACAGCGCAAGCGGCGTGTATATCGAGCGCGAGCTGTTCAAGCGGCTCGGCATCGAGGAACAGATGAAGCAGAAAGCGAAGATGATTCCGCGCATTCCTGTTGCGTCGGTCGTGGCGAATGGCGACTACGAAATCGGCTTCCAGCAGGTGAGCGAGTTGTTGCCGGTGAAAGGCGCGAGCTTCGTCGGCAAGATTCCGGAGTCCGTGCAGTCCGTCACGCGTTTCGCCGCGGGGATTCCGGTCGGCGCGCAGCATCCGCAGGAAGCGAAAGCGTTGCTCGATTATCTCGCCGCGCCGGACGTTCAGTCGCGCGTGCAATCGACCGGCCTCGATTCCGTCACGACGCACTGA
- the tcuC gene encoding MFS transporter, producing MHPSPSPDLSGKAKATAVFRVTAGNFLEQFDFFLFGFYATQIANVFFPAASEFASLMMTFAVFGAGFLMRPLGAIILGAYIDDVGRRKGLIVTLSIMASGTILIAFVPGYATIGLLAPALVLLGRLLQGFSAGAELGGVSVYLAEMATPGRKGFFVSWQSASQQVAIVVAAALGFALNQWLDTAAIAAWGWRVPFFVGCMIVPFIFMLRRNLEETQEFKARKHRPTMQEVFRTLAKNWGVVIAGLMLVAMTTTSFYLITVYAPTFGRTVLHLSTADSLLVTLCIGVSNFVWLPIGGALSDRIGRRPLLLGMTTLAIATAYPALSFLAHAPSFVNMLLVLMWLSFMYGMYNGAMVVALTEVMPVEVRVAGFSLAYSLATAVFGGFTPAISTALIHFTGDKAAPGIWMSFAAVCALCATFALYRRRAVTLTPAH from the coding sequence ATGCACCCCTCGCCCTCCCCCGATTTATCCGGGAAAGCCAAGGCCACCGCAGTTTTTCGCGTGACCGCCGGCAATTTCCTCGAGCAATTCGACTTCTTTCTGTTCGGCTTCTACGCCACGCAGATCGCCAACGTGTTCTTTCCCGCCGCCAGCGAATTCGCCTCGCTGATGATGACCTTCGCCGTCTTCGGCGCCGGCTTTCTGATGCGGCCGCTCGGCGCGATCATCCTCGGCGCGTATATCGACGACGTGGGCCGTCGCAAAGGGCTCATCGTCACGCTGTCGATCATGGCGAGCGGCACCATCCTGATTGCGTTCGTGCCGGGCTACGCGACCATCGGCCTTCTGGCGCCCGCGCTCGTGCTGCTCGGACGTCTGTTGCAGGGCTTCTCGGCGGGCGCGGAACTGGGCGGCGTGTCGGTGTATCTCGCCGAAATGGCGACGCCCGGCCGCAAGGGCTTCTTCGTGAGCTGGCAGTCCGCGAGCCAGCAGGTGGCGATCGTCGTCGCTGCGGCGCTGGGTTTTGCGCTCAATCAGTGGCTCGATACGGCGGCCATCGCCGCGTGGGGATGGCGCGTGCCGTTCTTCGTCGGCTGCATGATCGTGCCGTTCATCTTCATGCTGCGTCGCAATCTCGAAGAAACGCAGGAATTCAAGGCGCGCAAACATCGTCCGACGATGCAGGAAGTCTTCCGCACGCTGGCGAAAAACTGGGGCGTCGTGATCGCCGGCTTGATGCTCGTCGCGATGACCACCACCAGCTTTTATCTGATCACCGTGTATGCGCCCACCTTCGGCAGGACGGTGCTGCATCTGAGTACCGCGGACAGTCTGCTCGTGACGTTGTGCATCGGCGTGTCGAACTTCGTGTGGCTGCCGATCGGCGGGGCGCTTTCGGACCGCATCGGCCGTCGTCCGCTGTTGCTCGGCATGACCACGCTCGCGATTGCCACCGCTTATCCGGCGCTGTCGTTCCTCGCTCATGCGCCGAGCTTCGTCAACATGCTGCTCGTGCTGATGTGGCTCTCGTTCATGTACGGCATGTACAACGGCGCGATGGTCGTCGCGCTGACGGAAGTGATGCCGGTGGAAGTGCGCGTCGCGGGCTTCTCGCTTGCCTACAGTCTCGCGACGGCAGTCTTCGGCGGCTTCACGCCCGCCATTTCGACGGCGCTGATCCACTTCACCGGCGACAAGGCCGCGCCCGGCATCTGGATGAGCTTCGCCGCCGTCTGCGCGCTGTGCGCCACGTTCGCGCTCTACCGCCGCCGCGCGGTGACGCTGACGCCCGCTCATTGA
- a CDS encoding glycosyl hydrolase — MSACGGGSSDGTPASVANSATVDDPVAVVDIARHPASVSGTAIPPASSISDSSGAVWTVKNGVVYRANQKAAFTQDVTLLLWYAGKIYQQNVNKLWWVWQNNAWAVSADPRPATSTSAPSGASGASGASGASPAAPPVAASSTGAAGASNAANGMPFFGVNGHYAYGGVYSSTPLSTQAATMVDLGLTGFRQDVHGYDQIDMLADKVIPGLGSSVKVMPLIDAYPWDDPTLNGKTPTESSAYTYAYNMAAYAATKLKGVPVVEFGNEYDLDSHNRPIANDGVNISDYDNSTWPIWRGALRGSYDGWRSVDTTGQTKVIATASAGFLYLGWYKGMLTGAQPDGTTGHPKVKTDIIQLHWYSDGLDPENTWGRDGTNYNVLKILHDAYNLPIMFTEIGVNFDFSTAQAQAYISKTIPELYAARSTYNVIGFQWYELYDDPTGAYGILTNSGAKKNIYATMKAAVTASH; from the coding sequence TTGTCCGCGTGCGGCGGCGGTAGCAGCGACGGCACGCCCGCGAGCGTCGCTAACAGCGCTACCGTGGATGATCCCGTCGCGGTCGTCGATATCGCCCGGCATCCGGCCTCGGTAAGCGGCACGGCCATTCCTCCCGCAAGCTCGATCAGCGATTCTTCGGGCGCAGTGTGGACCGTCAAGAACGGCGTGGTGTATCGCGCGAATCAGAAGGCCGCATTCACGCAGGACGTCACGTTGCTGCTCTGGTATGCAGGCAAGATCTATCAGCAAAACGTGAACAAGCTGTGGTGGGTCTGGCAAAACAACGCGTGGGCCGTCTCCGCTGATCCGCGTCCGGCGACATCCACGTCCGCGCCTTCGGGTGCTTCGGGTGCTTCGGGTGCTTCGGGTGCTTCGCCTGCCGCGCCGCCTGTCGCGGCTTCATCGACCGGTGCGGCGGGAGCATCGAATGCGGCGAACGGCATGCCGTTCTTCGGCGTCAACGGGCACTATGCCTATGGCGGCGTCTATTCGTCGACTCCGCTGAGCACGCAAGCCGCAACGATGGTCGATCTGGGCCTCACCGGCTTCCGTCAGGACGTGCACGGCTACGACCAGATCGACATGCTCGCGGACAAGGTCATTCCCGGCCTCGGCTCCTCCGTAAAGGTCATGCCGCTGATCGACGCCTACCCGTGGGACGACCCGACGCTGAACGGCAAAACGCCGACCGAGTCGAGCGCCTACACGTATGCCTACAACATGGCCGCGTACGCCGCCACCAAGCTCAAGGGCGTGCCGGTGGTGGAGTTCGGCAACGAATACGATCTCGACAGTCACAACCGGCCGATTGCGAACGACGGCGTGAACATCTCCGACTACGACAACAGCACGTGGCCCATCTGGCGCGGCGCACTGCGCGGCTCTTACGATGGCTGGCGCTCCGTCGATACGACAGGCCAGACGAAGGTCATCGCGACGGCCTCGGCGGGCTTCCTCTATCTCGGCTGGTACAAGGGCATGCTGACCGGCGCGCAGCCGGACGGCACGACGGGCCACCCGAAGGTGAAGACCGACATCATCCAGTTGCACTGGTATTCCGATGGCCTCGACCCGGAAAACACGTGGGGCCGGGACGGCACGAACTACAACGTGCTGAAGATCCTGCACGACGCATACAATCTTCCGATCATGTTCACCGAGATCGGCGTGAATTTCGATTTCTCGACCGCCCAGGCACAGGCCTATATCTCGAAGACCATTCCGGAGCTGTACGCGGCCAGGAGCACTTATAACGTGATCGGCTTCCAGTGGTACGAACTGTACGATGATCCGACCGGCGCGTATGGCATCCTGACCAACAGCGGCGCGAAAAAGAACATCTACGCGACCATGAAGGCGGCGGTGACGGCCTCGCACTAA
- a CDS encoding ABC transporter substrate-binding protein: MKFANLSARTACMFVVAGAMALSACTKVATPNEAGATAAPSTLQAVLQRGTLRVGDCLTFAPFGFYDKNGQPDGYDVDLAKELAKQMGVKLEVVNTTSANRIPNLQTSKVDVVFCNFTRNLERAKVIEFTTPYVVASEALLVKKSSGIQSVKDMGNRTIATVKGSTNGDEVRSLNIPIKIQEYDSSQAAILAVKQGQADAMIEDNNFLAYQAKLDPELTVTNEALVPLEYNGFGVKAGDQAWLNYLNLFLFNINASKLNAQLYNKWFGTDPHYPLNPQF, encoded by the coding sequence ATGAAATTCGCGAATCTGAGCGCCAGAACGGCCTGCATGTTTGTCGTCGCCGGTGCGATGGCGTTGTCCGCCTGCACGAAAGTCGCCACGCCGAACGAAGCGGGCGCGACGGCCGCGCCTTCGACGCTTCAGGCCGTCTTGCAACGCGGCACCTTGCGCGTCGGTGACTGCCTGACCTTCGCGCCGTTCGGCTTCTACGACAAGAACGGTCAGCCCGACGGCTACGACGTCGATCTCGCCAAGGAACTCGCCAAGCAGATGGGCGTCAAGCTCGAAGTGGTGAACACGACGAGCGCGAACCGGATTCCGAACCTGCAAACCAGCAAGGTCGATGTCGTGTTCTGCAACTTCACGCGCAATCTGGAACGCGCGAAGGTCATCGAATTCACGACGCCGTATGTCGTCGCGAGTGAGGCGCTGCTGGTCAAGAAGAGCAGCGGGATTCAATCGGTCAAGGACATGGGCAACCGGACCATCGCGACCGTGAAGGGTTCGACCAACGGCGACGAAGTCCGCTCGCTGAACATCCCGATCAAGATTCAGGAATACGACAGCTCGCAGGCTGCGATTCTGGCGGTCAAGCAAGGCCAGGCCGACGCGATGATCGAGGACAACAACTTCCTCGCGTATCAGGCGAAGCTCGATCCCGAACTGACCGTCACGAACGAGGCGCTCGTGCCGCTCGAATACAACGGCTTCGGCGTGAAGGCCGGCGATCAGGCGTGGCTCAATTACCTGAATCTGTTCCTGTTCAACATCAACGCATCGAAGCTCAACGCACAGCTCTACAACAAGTGGTTCGGCACCGATCCGCACTATCCGCTCAATCCGCAGTTCTGA
- a CDS encoding amino acid ABC transporter permease, whose translation MNYEWLTLWGYVPEFLKAGWLTLQVTLLAFVLALLLGLLAALASLSPLAVVRFIARAYVEIIRNTPVLLQIFIVFFGLPSAGISLDAYWAGVIALGLNVGAYLSEVFRAGIQSVPRGQLEAAGILGLERGQIFTEIVLPQAARAVYPAIVNYLIQLLLGTSLLSAIALPELTGTATVINARTLLYVQTFTVVLVVYLVLSNVLSWLAGQLGARMFHPPLVLRPRARFGGFTLRRANRA comes from the coding sequence ATGAATTATGAGTGGCTGACACTCTGGGGCTATGTCCCGGAGTTCCTGAAAGCCGGCTGGCTGACCTTGCAGGTGACGCTTCTCGCGTTCGTGCTGGCGTTGCTGCTCGGTCTGCTCGCGGCGCTGGCCAGCCTGTCGCCGCTTGCGGTGGTGCGGTTCATCGCACGCGCTTATGTCGAAATCATCCGCAATACGCCGGTTCTCCTGCAGATTTTCATCGTGTTCTTCGGCTTGCCGTCGGCGGGAATTTCGCTCGATGCCTATTGGGCAGGTGTGATCGCGCTGGGTCTCAATGTCGGCGCTTATCTTTCGGAAGTGTTTCGCGCGGGCATTCAGTCGGTGCCGCGCGGACAGCTCGAAGCCGCGGGCATTCTCGGCCTCGAGCGCGGACAGATCTTCACCGAGATCGTTTTGCCGCAGGCGGCGCGCGCGGTCTATCCGGCGATCGTCAATTACCTGATTCAGCTTTTGCTCGGCACCTCGTTGCTGTCAGCCATCGCGTTGCCCGAGTTGACCGGTACCGCGACCGTCATCAATGCGCGCACGTTGCTTTATGTGCAGACGTTCACGGTCGTGCTCGTGGTGTATCTGGTGCTGAGCAATGTGCTGTCGTGGCTTGCAGGCCAGCTTGGCGCGCGGATGTTCCATCCGCCTCTGGTGCTCCGGCCGCGCGCGCGTTTCGGCGGGTTCACGTTGCGCCGCGCGAATCGCGCCTGA
- a CDS encoding amino acid ABC transporter permease — MSIELLKTSLSILLQGLVTTLLLSLAAIIGSTLIGLLAAVLRTFGPWGTDRIAKLYTELFRGTPVLITLMFIYFGVSYFGYAIDVFAAGVIGLSVYQGAYIAEVFRSGIEAVPKGQWEVSQILGMSRTQTFASVVLPQTGRIVLPPLVGQYLSLIKDTSIVSMIGMSELMHGGQAIVDRVGKPVEIYGLVALIYFVVCFPLSQWVRHHDRRRLS; from the coding sequence ATGTCAATCGAATTGCTTAAAACGAGTCTGTCGATTCTGCTGCAAGGGCTCGTCACGACGCTGCTGCTGTCGCTCGCGGCCATTATCGGCAGCACGTTGATCGGTCTGCTTGCGGCCGTGTTGCGAACGTTCGGACCGTGGGGCACGGACCGCATCGCGAAGCTCTATACCGAGCTCTTTCGCGGCACGCCCGTTCTGATCACGCTCATGTTCATCTACTTCGGCGTGTCTTACTTCGGCTATGCGATCGATGTATTCGCGGCCGGCGTCATCGGCTTGAGTGTCTATCAGGGCGCCTATATCGCCGAAGTGTTTCGCTCCGGTATCGAGGCCGTGCCTAAGGGACAGTGGGAAGTCTCGCAGATTCTCGGGATGTCGCGCACGCAGACCTTCGCGTCCGTCGTGCTGCCTCAGACCGGCCGGATCGTGCTGCCGCCGCTCGTCGGGCAGTATCTGTCGCTCATCAAGGACACGTCGATTGTCAGCATGATCGGCATGTCGGAGTTGATGCACGGCGGCCAGGCGATTGTCGATCGCGTGGGCAAGCCCGTCGAGATTTATGGCCTCGTCGCCCTTATCTACTTTGTCGTGTGCTTCCCGCTTTCGCAATGGGTGCGCCACCATGACCGCAGGAGATTGTCGTGA